A window of the Henckelia pumila isolate YLH828 chromosome 3, ASM3356847v2, whole genome shotgun sequence genome harbors these coding sequences:
- the LOC140890518 gene encoding protein disulfide isomerase-like 5-4, with product MVSTSKIKSVDFYRKIPRDLTEASLSGAGLSIIAAFCMMLLFGMELNDYLRVSTSTAVVVDKSSDGDFLRIDFNISFPALSCEFASVDVSDVLGTNRLNITKTVHKYSIDSKLNPTGSEFRSGPISNSVKHDDDVDEEYGEGSVSLNARNFDRISHQHAILVVNFFAPWCYWSNRLKPSWEKAAKIIKERYDPEIDGRIIMGKVDCTEEIDLCRRNHIQGYPSIRIFRKGSDVKEDHGHHDHESYYGDRDTDTLVKTMEDLVAPISLQLQNASEHSSSETKNDTKRPAPVAGGCRIEGFVRVKKVPGNLVISARSAAHSFDASQMNMSHVITHFSFGKLISPRVMNDLKRMWPYLGGSYDRLNGLSYISNPSDSNANVTIEHYLQVVKSEVMTRSYKLVEEYEYTAHSSLVHSLDIPVAKFHYEPSPMQVLITEDSKSFSHFLTNVCAIIGGVFTVAGILDSILHNTFKLMKKVELGKNF from the exons ATGGTCTCCACGAGTAAAATAAAATCTGTGGATTTCTACAG GAAAATTCCCAGAGACTTGACCGAGGCATCATTATCAGGTGCTGGACTGTCAATTATAGCAGCATTTTGCATGATGCTCTTATTTGGAATG GAACTGAATGATTATTTGCGAGTGAGCACCTCTACAGCAGTTGTTGTTGATAAGAGCTCTGATGGGGACTTTTTACGAATTGACTTTAATATAAG TTTTCCAGCATTGTCATGTGAATTTGCATCTGTTGATGTTAGTGATGTCTTGGGAACA AATAGGTTGAACATAACAAAGACCGTCCACAAGTACTCAATAGATTCCAAACTAAATCCTACTGGCTCTGAATTTCGGTCTGGACCTATTTCAAATTCAGTTAAACATGACGATGATGTTGACGAAGAGTACGGGGAAGGTTCTGTTTCACTAAATGCACGCAATTTTGATAGAATTTCCCATCA GCATGCTATATTGGTGGTAAATTTTTTTGCTCCGTGGTGCTACTGGAGCAACCGCCTG AAACCTTCATGGGAGAAAGCTgccaaaataattaaagaaaG ATATGACCCAGAAATTGATGGGCGTATTATCATGGGGAAAGTTGATTGCACTGAAGAAATCGATCTCTGTAGGAG GAATCATATACAAGGGTATCCATCAATTCGCATCTTTCGTAAAGGGAGCGATGTAAA AGAAGATCATGGTCATCATGATCATGAATCATATTATGGTGATCGGGATACAGATACTCTAGTTAAG ACAATGGAAGATTTGGTGGCACCTATTTCTTTGCAGTTACAAAATGCGTCAGAGCATTCATCATCTGAGACGAAAAATGATACAAAAAGGCCTGCACCTGTAGCCGGAGGATGTAGAATTGAGGGTTTTGTACGTGTGAAGAAG GTTCCAGGAAATCTTGTCATATCTGCTCGTTCAGCTGCCCATTCTTTTGATGCTTCTCAGATGAACATGTCGCATGTCATTACCCATTTTTCTTTCGGTAAACTGATCTCTCCAAGGGTAATGAATGATCTCAAGAGAATGTGGCCATATCTTGGTGGAAGCTATGACAGATTAAATGGCCTATCATATATCAGTAATCCGAGTGATTCAAATGCAAATGTGACT ATTGAGCATTATCTTCAAGTTGTGAAAAGTGAGGTGATGACTAGATCTTATAAATTGGTTGAGGAGTATGAATACACAGCCCACAGTAGTTTGGTTCACAGTCTTGATATCCCCGTGGCAAAATTTCATTATGAACCATCACCAATGCAG GTCTTAATAACTGAAGATTCGAAGTCCTTTTCACACTTCCTTACAAATGTCTGCGCTATCATCGGAGGTGTTTTTACG GTTGCCGGAATCTTGGACTCGATTCTGCACAACACATTCAAGCTGATGAAAAAAGTTGAACTGGGGAAGAATTTTTGA